A single genomic interval of Lathyrus oleraceus cultivar Zhongwan6 chromosome 7, CAAS_Psat_ZW6_1.0, whole genome shotgun sequence harbors:
- the LOC127103178 gene encoding uncharacterized protein LOC127103178, producing MQEEMNQRASTTNPPTPSAVETPTPVPQVDPPININAPDGVANDNPRPHVFETDDQHNAFFSPRDASQDDAFGSATNEVERKVKAIEENLWAMGSTDVLSLDAEEMCLVPGVIIPAKFKVPNFEKYKGNSDPMTHIRAYCQKMLQNLTQRSEESFKEYAQRWRELASRVQPSLLERELVDMFIGNLQDPYLDRMVGSTSSGFSDLVLAGERIENMIKMGKIQNSASTSVHRRNLLFPTVKNEKARPMPPPSFKQEIPVIHK from the exons atgcaagaagaaatGAACCAACGTGCCAGTACTACCAATCCTCCTACCCCTTCAGCGGTCGAGACTCCGACTCCAGTTCCTCAAGTTGATCCTCCAATTAACATTAATGCACCCGACGGTGTTGCAAACGACAATCCTCGTCCTCATGTTTTTGAGACAGATGACCAACACAATGCATTCTTCAGCCCAAGGGATGCTTCTCAGGATGACGCCTTCGGTTCAGCAACCAACGAGGTGGAGAGAAAGGTGAAGGCTATCGAGGAAAATCTATGGGCAATGGGGAGCACTGATGTTTTAAGCCTTGATGCGGAAGAAATGTGCTTGGTACCTGGGGTCATCATTCCGGCCAAGTTCAAAGTTCCgaactttgaaaaatataagggaaatagcGACCCTATGACGCACATTAGGGCATACTGCCAAAAGATG TTGCAAAATCTGACTCAGAGGTCTGAGGAgtccttcaaagagtatgcccagcggtggagagaaTTAGCTTCTAGGGTACAACCCTCATTGCTAGAAAGAGAACTGGTAGACATGTTTATAGGAAACCTGCAAGATCCATACCTTGATAGAATGGTAGGGAGCACCTCTTCGGGATTTTCCGATCTAGTCTTAGCCGGTGAAAGAATAGAAAATATGATTAAAATGGGAAAGATCCAGAACTCTGCCAGTACTTCTGTGCATCGAAGAAACCTTTTGTTCCCTACGGTAAAAAACGAGAAGGCGAGACCAATGCCGCCTCCATCATTCAAACAAGAAATCCCAGTTATCCACAAGTAG